A genomic region of Pseudomonas migulae contains the following coding sequences:
- a CDS encoding ATP-binding protein, with protein MFRILFRLYLVTIVSYSAAIYLVPDVVIKVFQERFVTYNLDYSRGLQTLIVKQFHAVPEAQWPALASEMDKEFDPLHIVLTGNDDPGLTLAEQKRLQRGESVVRIGDWGWRTLAVTPLNPQTVVQMVVPPDPLDVNLLYWSINVLIGATMLACLLVWLRPHWRDLERLKGTAERFGKGHLSERTKISANSNIGSLAKVFDTMAGDIENLLNQQRDLLNAVSHELRTPLTRLDFGLALALSDDLPAASRERLQGLVAHIRELDELVLELLSYSRLQNPARLPEQVDVSLDEFIDSILGSVDEELDSPDIVIDVLLHGQLERFSLDPRLTARAIQNLVRNAMRYCEKRIQIGVQVCAKGCEIWVDDDGIGIPDDERERIFEPFYRLDRSRDRATGGFGLGLAISRRALEAQGGTLTVESSPLGGARFRLWLPTPA; from the coding sequence ATGTTCAGAATCCTCTTTCGTCTGTATCTGGTGACAATCGTCTCTTACAGCGCGGCGATCTATCTGGTGCCGGACGTGGTGATCAAGGTGTTCCAGGAGCGCTTCGTCACCTACAACCTCGATTATTCCCGCGGGCTGCAAACCCTCATCGTCAAGCAGTTCCACGCCGTGCCCGAGGCGCAATGGCCGGCATTGGCGAGCGAGATGGACAAGGAATTCGACCCGCTGCACATCGTTTTGACCGGCAATGACGATCCTGGCTTGACCCTGGCGGAGCAGAAGCGTTTGCAGCGTGGCGAGAGCGTGGTGCGCATCGGCGACTGGGGCTGGCGCACCTTGGCGGTGACCCCGTTGAACCCGCAAACCGTGGTGCAAATGGTCGTGCCGCCGGACCCGCTGGACGTCAATTTGTTGTATTGGAGCATCAACGTGCTGATCGGCGCGACGATGCTGGCGTGCCTGCTGGTATGGCTGCGTCCGCACTGGCGCGATCTGGAACGCCTCAAGGGCACCGCCGAGCGCTTCGGTAAAGGTCATTTGAGCGAGCGCACGAAAATTTCCGCCAATTCCAACATTGGTAGCCTGGCCAAGGTGTTCGACACCATGGCGGGCGATATTGAAAACCTGCTCAACCAGCAGCGGGATTTGCTCAACGCGGTCTCCCACGAGTTGCGCACGCCGCTGACACGCCTGGACTTCGGCCTGGCCCTGGCGCTGTCCGACGACTTGCCGGCCGCCAGTCGCGAACGCCTGCAAGGCCTGGTCGCGCACATCCGTGAACTCGACGAACTGGTGCTGGAGCTGCTGTCCTACAGCCGCCTGCAAAACCCCGCGCGTTTGCCGGAACAGGTCGATGTGTCGCTGGACGAATTCATCGACAGCATTCTGGGCAGTGTCGACGAGGAACTGGACTCGCCGGACATCGTGATTGACGTGCTGCTTCACGGCCAGCTCGAACGCTTCAGCCTCGATCCACGCCTGACCGCCCGCGCGATTCAGAACCTGGTGCGCAACGCCATGCGCTATTGCGAGAAACGCATTCAGATTGGTGTTCAGGTCTGTGCGAAGGGGTGTGAGATCTGGGTCGATGACGACGGGATCGGCATTCCCGATGATGAACGCGAGCGGATTTTTGAGCCGTTCTATCGCCTGGACCGCAGTCGGGATAGAGCGACTGGCGGGTTTGGCCTGGGGCTGGCGATCAGTCGTCGGGCGCTGGAGGCGCAGGGCGGCACGCTTACGGTCGAATCTTCGCCGCTGGGCGGTGCGCGGTTCC
- a CDS encoding response regulator transcription factor has product MPNILLVEDDTALSELIASYLERNGYSVSVISRGDHVRERARVNPPDLVILDLMLPGLDGLQVCRLLRADSAALPILMLTARDDSHDQVLGLEMGADDYVTKPCEPRVLLARVRTLLRRSSLSEPQTANDRILMGNLCIDLSERTVTWRQQPVELSSGEYNLLVVLARHAGEVLSRDQILQRLRGIEFNGTDRSVDVAISKLRRKFDDNAGEARKIKTVWGKGYLFSRSEWEC; this is encoded by the coding sequence ATGCCCAACATCCTCCTGGTCGAAGACGACACCGCGCTCTCCGAACTGATTGCCAGCTACCTGGAACGCAACGGCTACTCCGTCAGCGTGATCAGCCGTGGCGACCACGTGCGCGAGCGCGCGCGGGTCAATCCGCCGGACCTGGTGATCCTCGACCTGATGTTGCCGGGCCTCGACGGCCTGCAAGTCTGTCGCTTGCTGCGAGCGGATTCGGCCGCGCTGCCGATCCTGATGCTCACCGCCCGCGACGACAGCCACGATCAGGTGCTGGGCCTGGAAATGGGCGCCGATGACTACGTCACCAAACCCTGCGAACCCCGGGTGTTGCTGGCCCGCGTCCGTACGCTGCTGCGCCGCAGCAGCCTCAGCGAACCGCAGACCGCCAACGACCGCATTCTCATGGGCAACCTGTGCATCGACCTGTCCGAGCGTACCGTGACCTGGCGCCAGCAACCGGTCGAGCTGTCCAGCGGTGAATACAACTTGCTGGTGGTGCTGGCCCGGCATGCCGGCGAAGTGCTGAGCCGCGACCAGATCCTGCAACGCCTGCGCGGTATCGAATTCAACGGTACCGACCGCTCGGTGGACGTGGCGATCTCCAAATTGCGACGCAAATTCGACGACAACGCCGGTGAGGCGCGCAAGATCAAGACCGTGTGGGGCAAGGGTTACCTGTTCAGCCGCTCCGAGTGGGAATGCTGA